In Nostoc sp. GT001, a genomic segment contains:
- a CDS encoding DUF6760 family protein: protein MSPLQYSIFSGARTSGGVVSYPSDTLYEEVAFIAYHFHWSQDDILNLEHTTRQRWVAEINKINQKLI from the coding sequence ATGTCCCCACTGCAATACTCAATTTTCAGTGGAGCTAGAACTAGCGGGGGAGTCGTAAGCTACCCCTCTGATACTTTATATGAGGAGGTAGCTTTTATTGCTTATCATTTCCACTGGTCACAAGATGATATTTTAAATTTAGAACACACTACCCGTCAGCGCTGGGTGGCAGAAATCAATAAAATTAACCAAAAATTAATATGA
- a CDS encoding phage tail protein, translating to MVTEPVLSVAEGRSRSAASRREGSRNITNYLTVVQSASRIPEVLTAHRFYLELTLEGQNDANCFFLECQGFKRTQEVIEITEVTSQTWGTKGQSKGQVVRTKLPSNPKSGNLILRRGTTNSMDFWKWFEKVQQGNWSQQRRLVALSIYNQANQEVARFELAECMACKLQDC from the coding sequence GTGGTCACTGAGCCTGTCCTGAGCGTAGCCGAAGGGCGTAGTCGAAGTGCAGCCTCTCGTAGAGAAGGGAGCCGAAATATTACGAATTATTTAACAGTGGTACAATCCGCAAGCCGAATTCCAGAAGTTCTGACAGCCCATCGGTTCTATTTAGAACTGACGTTAGAAGGTCAAAACGATGCCAATTGTTTCTTTTTGGAGTGTCAAGGCTTCAAAAGAACCCAAGAGGTTATTGAAATTACTGAAGTTACTTCTCAAACCTGGGGTACAAAAGGGCAATCAAAAGGTCAGGTGGTGAGAACTAAGCTTCCTAGCAATCCCAAGAGTGGTAATCTCATTCTGCGTAGAGGTACCACCAATTCTATGGATTTTTGGAAGTGGTTTGAAAAAGTCCAGCAGGGTAATTGGTCACAGCAACGTAGACTTGTTGCTTTGTCTATTTATAATCAGGCAAATCAAGAAGTGGCTAGATTTGAATTAGCCGAGTGCATGGCCTGCAAGTTACAAGATTGCTGA
- a CDS encoding phage tail protein: MAGEFLTSCKFYFEADGITDKFIKEISGLGVENTPAQEVHGSSKGAKLMRQATPTVVKFTNITVKVIATDDIDLYKWYQDCNEDMGDPRKWSQNRKTGSVVAYDQQGSEKARWNIVNCYPCKYTGPTLTASGGDMANETVELVHEGIKRIK, encoded by the coding sequence ATGGCAGGCGAATTTTTAACCTCTTGTAAATTTTACTTCGAGGCTGACGGAATTACTGATAAATTCATCAAAGAAATTAGCGGACTAGGCGTTGAAAATACCCCAGCACAAGAAGTCCACGGTTCATCTAAAGGCGCTAAACTAATGCGTCAAGCTACACCAACTGTTGTTAAATTTACCAACATCACAGTAAAAGTCATCGCCACTGATGATATCGACCTTTATAAATGGTATCAAGACTGTAACGAAGACATGGGCGACCCTCGGAAGTGGTCACAGAATCGTAAGACTGGTTCAGTGGTTGCTTACGACCAACAAGGCTCAGAAAAAGCACGGTGGAACATTGTTAATTGTTATCCCTGTAAATACACCGGGCCGACCTTAACTGCCTCTGGTGGTGATATGGCGAATGAAACAGTTGAATTGGTTCACGAAGGAATTAAACGAATCAAATAA
- a CDS encoding phage tail sheath C-terminal domain-containing protein, giving the protein MARLDYFAPGVYIEEIDRGSRPIEGVSTAVGGFVGFTEDVRGGAELYKPVLITNWTQYLNHFARPNSDGFTDFNAYLPFSVYGYFMNGGGRCWVTSIGTQLPGAPRPATPEPATLRINSRGNRPALRFTLRPEQASGGLVNIVIIDGSPRALPEGTEGEAPPNTGEYFTIQIRRGDELLEEYENLTMNREPAGQVATYALAALRNSMYVTVEDITQSGQPLARRPVNGQYELAPPIVAATPDRFSQNLEGVRDDRTGVRGIFEVDEITMLACPDVMRAYQEQVLNLDQVHGIIELMISMCEGSASGDIPNPPNRMVVLDSPPEAVKPQQVVEWLNRFNRRSMFAALYYPWIKVPNPRDRGNPILVPPCGHVMGVWARTDETRGVYKAPANEVPRGVIGLGYDTNFREQELLNPLGINCIRSFPNRGIRIWGARTLVEPDKTEWRYISVRRLISYIEKSLELGTQWVVFEPNDQDLWARVTRTVSNFLERIWREGALFGASPAQAFYVKCDEELNPPETRILGRLYIEVGVCPVRPAEFVVFRISQWNGIEDSE; this is encoded by the coding sequence ATGGCTAGACTTGATTACTTTGCTCCTGGTGTCTACATTGAAGAAATTGACCGGGGTAGCCGACCAATTGAAGGTGTTAGCACGGCGGTTGGTGGATTTGTCGGCTTTACAGAAGATGTTCGGGGTGGGGCTGAATTATATAAGCCTGTGCTAATAACCAATTGGACGCAATATCTTAATCATTTTGCCCGTCCCAATTCTGATGGGTTCACCGACTTCAACGCCTATTTACCATTTTCAGTCTACGGCTACTTTATGAATGGTGGCGGTCGCTGTTGGGTAACAAGCATTGGAACTCAGTTACCAGGCGCACCTAGACCTGCGACTCCAGAACCGGCTACCCTCAGAATCAACTCTAGAGGTAATCGTCCAGCCCTCCGTTTTACTTTGCGTCCTGAGCAAGCATCAGGTGGATTAGTAAATATTGTAATTATTGATGGTTCGCCCCGCGCCTTACCCGAAGGTACTGAAGGAGAAGCGCCTCCAAATACAGGCGAATATTTCACCATCCAAATTCGTCGGGGAGATGAACTTCTAGAGGAATACGAGAACTTGACAATGAACCGCGAACCTGCTGGCCAGGTAGCAACTTATGCGCTGGCGGCATTGAGAAATTCGATGTATGTCACCGTAGAAGACATCACTCAAAGTGGACAGCCTTTAGCTCGTCGTCCCGTGAATGGTCAATATGAACTAGCGCCACCCATTGTTGCCGCCACACCGGATAGATTTTCGCAAAATTTAGAAGGGGTTCGAGACGATCGCACCGGGGTACGCGGTATCTTTGAAGTTGATGAAATCACAATGCTGGCTTGTCCTGATGTGATGCGGGCTTATCAAGAGCAAGTACTGAATTTAGATCAAGTCCACGGTATCATCGAACTGATGATTAGTATGTGCGAGGGTTCTGCCAGTGGCGATATTCCCAATCCGCCCAACCGCATGGTTGTATTGGATTCGCCACCGGAAGCCGTCAAACCGCAACAAGTAGTGGAATGGTTGAACAGATTTAACCGTCGTTCGATGTTTGCGGCCCTTTATTATCCTTGGATTAAAGTACCTAATCCACGCGATCGCGGTAATCCAATTTTAGTACCTCCTTGTGGCCATGTGATGGGTGTTTGGGCACGCACCGACGAAACCAGAGGAGTTTACAAAGCCCCAGCCAATGAAGTTCCCAGAGGCGTAATTGGTTTGGGCTATGACACAAACTTCCGCGAACAAGAACTATTAAACCCCTTGGGGATAAATTGTATTCGCAGCTTCCCCAATCGAGGTATCCGCATTTGGGGCGCACGCACTCTAGTTGAGCCAGATAAAACAGAGTGGCGTTACATCAGTGTGCGTAGATTAATTAGCTATATCGAGAAATCCCTAGAATTAGGGACTCAGTGGGTAGTTTTTGAACCGAACGACCAAGATTTATGGGCGCGTGTAACCCGCACCGTCAGTAACTTCTTAGAGCGCATTTGGCGTGAAGGTGCTTTATTTGGGGCATCTCCAGCACAAGCATTTTATGTTAAGTGCGACGAAGAATTGAACCCACCAGAAACCAGAATTTTAGGACGTTTATATATTGAAGTCGGTGTTTGTCCCGTCAGACCGGCTGAGTTTGTTGTTTTCCGCATCAGCCAATGGAATGGCATTGAAGATAGCGAATAG
- a CDS encoding Pvc16 family protein — protein MLIFVLQTLAEILAGGTSLTSTEQIDFSHPGNRREEGAGPTLNLYIFDIRESKQVQHSGRQVERKLTRALQPATVNWAPAWFDVSLLLTAWDRTALGEHHFISEALTVLLRHRTLEEEFLVPELRGYGNLNMTVALEPPIEIGSLWSALSVPLRSALYLTVTIPFEPQPTPVPLVWERIFNLRNQLSRDSDSLVLTRRVAIAGIVKSAVTNLPLVATEVAVRGTEKSILTTKEGLFFFEDLHLGNYVLTLNHPGYLPQNVNALVDNQSNTFKEIFLTPE, from the coding sequence ATGCTTATCTTCGTTCTTCAAACTTTAGCCGAAATTCTCGCTGGAGGAACCTCACTTACCAGTACAGAGCAAATTGACTTTAGCCATCCTGGTAATCGGAGGGAAGAGGGAGCAGGCCCGACTCTCAATTTATATATTTTTGATATACGTGAGAGTAAGCAGGTACAACATTCTGGTAGGCAAGTAGAACGCAAGCTAACACGCGCTTTACAACCTGCCACTGTAAATTGGGCACCAGCTTGGTTTGATGTTTCGCTGCTATTAACAGCCTGGGATAGAACAGCTTTAGGTGAGCATCACTTTATTAGTGAGGCGTTGACTGTGCTGTTGCGCCATCGCACCTTGGAAGAGGAGTTTTTGGTTCCTGAATTACGCGGCTATGGTAATTTGAACATGACAGTTGCCCTAGAGCCGCCAATTGAGATTGGCTCTTTATGGAGCGCTCTCAGTGTGCCATTGCGTTCAGCCTTATATTTGACAGTTACAATACCCTTCGAGCCACAACCGACTCCTGTGCCTTTGGTTTGGGAGCGAATTTTCAATTTGCGAAATCAATTGTCTCGCGATAGTGACAGTTTAGTATTAACCAGACGAGTTGCGATCGCAGGTATTGTCAAAAGTGCGGTGACAAATCTGCCGTTGGTAGCGACAGAAGTAGCTGTGAGGGGAACTGAAAAATCCATATTAACTACTAAAGAAGGGCTGTTCTTCTTTGAAGACCTTCATTTAGGTAATTATGTTTTGACTCTGAATCATCCTGGCTATTTACCCCAAAACGTCAATGCATTGGTAGATAACCAAAGTAATACTTTCAAAGAAATATTTCTAACTCCTGAATAA
- a CDS encoding HAMP domain-containing sensor histidine kinase → MTLGFSVQKLDNGSNYLSPSDIQGFCQLESEQLTSQYPILFARIVYHNPLLRTNQEVINYSQDQAPFSQKTLAYLHSEAWLTDFPPVLTLQEFKLKDFSSISYICPISYRNQKTEYIQIITHEPLSASLQLYVKRSAMLLSKYVDISLDYGRQKTEIQLLEDILHRVGHQLRNSLGLIGLYAHNLSLGLENSPWQEQATIIGESIQDLDTNLNELIDCGQSTKLRVTHQDLRSLVGESITNLQPLISQKKLKILIPDTSTILKIDKLQMKQVFDNILSNAVHFSPNSGTISCSWQIFQDEVLIKISDQGPGLSQEDLQKIFTPFYSRRKGGTGLGLTIAKKIILDHQGSIWAQVLSESGAQFSIILPRSRSVN, encoded by the coding sequence ATGACACTAGGCTTTTCTGTCCAAAAACTAGACAATGGCTCTAATTATTTGAGTCCCTCAGACATCCAAGGCTTTTGTCAGCTTGAGTCTGAGCAATTAACTAGTCAATATCCAATTTTATTTGCTCGGATTGTCTATCACAATCCATTATTGAGAACTAATCAAGAAGTTATAAATTATAGTCAAGATCAAGCTCCTTTTTCTCAAAAAACTTTAGCTTATTTGCATTCGGAAGCATGGCTTACAGATTTTCCGCCTGTTTTGACTTTACAGGAATTTAAGCTTAAGGACTTTTCATCTATTTCTTACATTTGCCCCATATCCTATAGAAATCAGAAAACTGAATATATTCAAATCATTACTCATGAACCTCTCTCGGCGAGTTTACAACTATATGTAAAACGCTCTGCGATGCTGCTGAGTAAGTATGTAGATATTTCCTTGGACTATGGCAGACAAAAAACTGAAATTCAACTCCTAGAAGATATCTTACATCGAGTCGGTCATCAATTACGTAACTCTCTAGGACTCATCGGATTGTATGCACATAATCTCAGCTTAGGTTTAGAAAATAGCCCTTGGCAAGAGCAAGCAACAATCATCGGCGAAAGTATACAAGATTTAGATACTAATTTAAATGAACTAATTGATTGCGGTCAAAGTACAAAATTAAGGGTAACACATCAAGATTTAAGAAGTTTAGTGGGTGAAAGTATCACAAATTTACAACCTCTAATTAGTCAGAAAAAACTGAAAATATTGATTCCCGACACATCGACAATACTGAAAATAGACAAATTACAAATGAAACAAGTTTTTGATAATATCCTCAGTAATGCTGTTCATTTCAGCCCTAATTCAGGAACTATTAGCTGTAGTTGGCAAATTTTTCAAGATGAAGTATTAATTAAAATCTCCGATCAAGGGCCAGGATTGTCTCAAGAAGACTTACAAAAAATATTTACCCCATTTTATTCTCGACGCAAAGGAGGCACAGGACTGGGTTTAACTATTGCTAAAAAAATTATTTTGGATCATCAAGGAAGTATCTGGGCACAAGTTTTATCAGAAAGTGGGGCACAATTCTCGATTATTTTACCTCGTTCAAGGAGCGTGAATTAA
- a CDS encoding response regulator transcription factor, whose protein sequence is MINNSNKLSVLLVDDEERFRQGLRTLLNFYSINSALPVEVIGDADSVEQVLKFTTQKCPDLILLDMQLKGCDGITVLARLKEAAYTGKVLVLSAHQEDDWIFRAMQGGAAGYVFKNRVATQLCEAIDTVTRSEIYLPSEVASRFFRFFQAYSDSCVKACHEVHLTEREQEVLYWLTQGASNEEIAKHLYVTVATVKAHLTSIFEKLKVTSRTQAIVTALKLGLVHA, encoded by the coding sequence ATGATTAATAATAGTAATAAACTGTCAGTTTTACTCGTAGATGACGAAGAACGCTTTCGTCAAGGATTACGTACTCTCCTAAATTTTTATAGTATTAATTCTGCGTTACCTGTAGAAGTTATTGGTGATGCAGATTCTGTTGAGCAGGTTTTAAAGTTTACAACCCAGAAGTGTCCAGATTTAATTTTGCTGGATATGCAATTGAAAGGATGTGATGGAATTACAGTTTTGGCACGTCTTAAAGAAGCTGCTTACACTGGCAAAGTTTTAGTATTGTCGGCTCATCAAGAAGACGACTGGATTTTTAGAGCGATGCAGGGGGGAGCCGCAGGTTATGTGTTTAAAAATCGTGTAGCAACCCAATTGTGTGAAGCTATTGATACTGTAACTAGGTCAGAAATTTATCTACCTTCAGAAGTTGCTAGTCGATTTTTCCGGTTTTTTCAAGCTTATTCAGATTCTTGTGTAAAAGCTTGTCATGAGGTGCATTTAACTGAAAGAGAGCAAGAGGTTTTATATTGGTTAACTCAAGGTGCTTCTAATGAAGAAATCGCTAAACATTTGTATGTAACAGTTGCTACTGTTAAGGCGCATCTCACCAGTATTTTTGAAAAATTGAAGGTTACTAGCCGGACTCAAGCGATTGTGACTGCCCTCAAGTTAGGATTAGTTCATGCTTGA
- a CDS encoding substrate-binding domain-containing protein, with translation MLERDGSSRRNLRNFLDMASFESFYQEYPCSYNSPLSCDRPFQTAQQIKGAKFCLECGFPATLPQEAEIKGSQGTYQITSFVGVRGLGRLYSGVQLKDKQPVIIKEYLLPNRSFNESETQKRKETFKRVGGVSLADSRIQNFRLVETKEAIADEKGERCYLITQGIESSQTLGKYLIEKGAMTSLEVREVLNQGLQTLQFLHTQKLRFPSNQTQLGITHGNINLDSTLIKVENNQKFSIYFCDLAIWENLFIPPRIPQPAPARPEQDLESLGLLAFYLWVGRTTNFSSNQPLDPRDRQQWPDTDSYLKQFIYRLIGLETPFESAEAARKALLELPQEDRAKSSSSVRSPGSQELKKPLPMPLILLVILFLLLLGGGIWYWLWGRKTDNPKQYIQWSKLVRNFSEVPNVPSGQFTYTGEKDSTWSFVLTQLVDNSRLGDLLTRPKPDATATFDYKSVLSSNINNPIKSLEEVQTNKKDFAITSLVDNITDKLAKKAIAYDGLLVFVAFNKRDSNLANALGGKINLEQLRQIYTGKITNWQQINPKLPNLPVKPFAPTEPEAISKFQQIVLQNAPQDEALFAAKVTKLDTTKTQNLIRSETLDGRTTGIISFGIISKTSSQCTGYPLAIADGKKSLIQPLFQKRDRRSITPSDDLCQHDDYYVDVTTFQSYPLGYPIFVVYPKDSSRLPGGSTFAQMLTTRQGQCLLSKVGLVALQPMPDDINSYACKSVP, from the coding sequence ATGCTTGAGCGCGACGGAAGTAGTCGGCGCAATTTACGAAACTTTTTGGATATGGCTTCATTTGAATCTTTTTATCAAGAATACCCCTGCTCGTACAATTCTCCCTTAAGTTGCGATCGCCCCTTCCAAACGGCGCAGCAAATCAAGGGTGCTAAGTTTTGCTTGGAATGTGGTTTTCCAGCAACTTTACCACAGGAGGCTGAGATTAAAGGAAGTCAGGGAACTTATCAAATAACTAGTTTTGTTGGTGTGCGGGGTTTAGGCCGTTTATACTCAGGTGTTCAACTTAAAGACAAACAACCTGTAATCATCAAAGAATATCTGCTCCCCAATCGTTCTTTTAATGAAAGTGAGACTCAAAAGCGGAAAGAGACTTTTAAACGGGTGGGTGGAGTAAGTTTAGCCGATAGTCGAATTCAAAACTTCCGTCTGGTAGAAACGAAAGAAGCGATCGCAGATGAAAAAGGAGAACGCTGTTATCTTATTACTCAAGGAATCGAATCATCTCAAACTTTAGGTAAGTATCTCATAGAAAAGGGAGCAATGACATCTCTTGAGGTGCGTGAGGTACTAAACCAAGGTTTACAAACTCTCCAGTTTCTCCACACCCAAAAACTGCGTTTCCCCTCCAATCAAACACAACTAGGTATCACTCACGGCAATATCAATTTAGATAGTACTTTAATTAAAGTAGAAAATAATCAAAAGTTTTCTATATACTTTTGTGATTTAGCTATTTGGGAAAACTTATTTATTCCCCCAAGAATTCCTCAACCTGCTCCTGCTAGACCTGAGCAAGATTTAGAATCATTAGGATTATTAGCCTTTTATTTATGGGTAGGACGGACAACTAATTTTTCATCTAACCAGCCTCTCGACCCTAGAGATCGTCAACAATGGCCGGATACTGATAGCTATTTAAAGCAATTTATTTATCGTTTAATTGGGCTGGAAACTCCTTTTGAGAGTGCAGAAGCGGCTCGGAAAGCACTACTAGAACTTCCTCAAGAAGATCGTGCTAAAAGTTCAAGTTCAGTGCGTTCTCCAGGTTCTCAAGAACTAAAAAAGCCTTTGCCAATGCCCTTAATTTTGCTAGTGATCCTATTTTTATTACTACTTGGTGGGGGAATTTGGTATTGGCTGTGGGGCAGGAAAACAGATAATCCTAAGCAATATATCCAATGGTCTAAACTTGTGCGGAATTTTTCTGAAGTCCCTAACGTTCCTTCTGGACAATTTACTTATACAGGAGAAAAAGATAGTACATGGAGTTTTGTTTTAACGCAATTAGTGGACAACAGTCGTTTAGGAGATTTATTGACCAGACCAAAGCCAGATGCGACAGCAACATTTGACTATAAATCTGTTTTGTCATCAAATATAAATAATCCAATTAAAAGTCTTGAAGAAGTTCAAACAAACAAAAAAGATTTTGCCATTACTAGTTTGGTAGACAACATTACAGATAAACTTGCAAAAAAAGCAATAGCCTATGATGGGTTACTTGTTTTTGTCGCATTTAATAAAAGAGACTCAAATCTTGCCAATGCTCTTGGGGGGAAAATTAATCTTGAGCAATTGCGTCAAATTTACACAGGTAAAATTACTAATTGGCAGCAGATTAATCCCAAACTTCCAAATCTGCCAGTGAAACCTTTTGCCCCAACCGAACCGGAAGCAATTAGTAAATTTCAACAAATAGTTCTGCAAAATGCCCCTCAAGACGAAGCTTTATTTGCAGCGAAAGTTACTAAACTTGATACAACAAAAACCCAAAACCTGATACGCAGTGAAACTTTAGATGGGCGAACTACTGGTATTATCAGTTTTGGGATTATCAGTAAAACTTCGAGTCAGTGTACTGGCTATCCTCTAGCGATCGCAGATGGTAAAAAGTCCCTTATTCAACCTCTGTTTCAAAAGCGCGATCGGCGCTCAATTACTCCCTCAGATGATTTGTGTCAACATGATGATTATTATGTTGATGTCACAACTTTCCAAAGCTACCCCTTGGGATACCCTATTTTTGTAGTGTACCCTAAAGACAGCAGCCGCTTGCCTGGTGGCTCTACATTTGCCCAGATGCTAACTACTCGTCAGGGTCAGTGTTTACTTAGTAAAGTAGGTCTTGTAGCTTTACAACCTATGCCTGATGATATAAATTCTTATGCCTGCAAATCGGTGCCCTAA
- a CDS encoding FHA domain-containing protein, giving the protein MPANRCPNPSCEYFNRALPNNAKVCPWCSTPVGNVVSPTPQPPTQPPPIQQQPSQPPVQYQRPPTDQPNYQAPQQAPIDYSTVYQPRVPYQPTPPVYTPPPQRAPALKLIHSTGREFHLIGEGGYIGRRSQSPGIAPPEIDLTSIPSEGIVSRRHARVDWDWSQNSYMIVDMSTNGIYLNNNPLTPGMQYRLLNGDLLRFGQDNLVNFTIYVV; this is encoded by the coding sequence ATGCCTGCAAATCGGTGCCCTAATCCTAGTTGCGAATATTTTAACCGCGCCCTGCCTAACAATGCTAAGGTTTGTCCCTGGTGTTCCACCCCTGTGGGTAATGTAGTTTCTCCTACACCACAACCACCTACTCAACCTCCACCTATTCAACAACAACCTAGTCAACCACCTGTTCAGTATCAGCGGCCGCCTACAGACCAACCTAACTACCAAGCTCCTCAACAAGCCCCCATTGATTATTCAACAGTCTATCAGCCACGAGTTCCCTATCAACCAACACCACCTGTTTATACNCCCCCGCCTCAAAGAGCGCCAGCCTTAAAGCTGATTCATAGCACTGGCAGAGAATTTCATCTCATTGGGGAAGGAGGTTATATTGGTCGCCGCAGTCAGAGTCCAGGAATAGCGCCGCCAGAAATTGACTTGACCAGCATTCCCAGTGAGGGAATAGTCTCTCGTCGTCATGCGCGAGTCGATTGGGACTGGTCGCAAAATTCTTACATGATTGTTGACATGAGTACAAATGGTATTTATTTGAACAACAATCCTCTGACTCCCGGTATGCAGTATCGCCTACTCAACGGTGATTTGCTGCGATTTGGTCAAGATAATCTAGTTAATTTCACTATATATGTAGTGTAG